The nucleotide sequence GTTCCAGCATTGGCTTGTATTTTTCAGTACAAGGTGCATAGTCTAGGATGTTTTAAGTCAAGAGCTGCGCCTCTCACAGCCGCGGGCAGGGGCTTGGGCTGCCTGAGAGCCGGCCTTAGCAGAGCCACCACTGACGGCCGGCAGCCTCGAGCCGTCACGCCCGGCCCTCTTCACAATGAGCGGGCTCAGGGTTTTAACCGGGATTTTGCTGAATGTCCTTGTTTTTGCCCGAAAGGATTTACTCCTTTAGGGTCCTGGGAGAGGCAAGTTCAACTCGTGAAGAACCCACACGCAGGTACTTTGCTGAACAGTTTGGTTGCAAGAGTAGGTAGCCAGCCTTAATTAAAACAATGGGTGTGAATTACATTTTGTACTTAATTATGTGATCTTCTACTATCTGTGCAATAAAAACGGAGCAGTGTCACACGGGCTCGCTCTGGTTGTCTTACGGAGAGCAGTGCAAGTGAACCCCCCCAAACCCGCTTCCCCTCCTGAGGGGCGAACCTACCCCgccaacagaaaacaaacagccGTCCACCTCTTCACGGAACATTTATTACTTCTACGCAGAAACCCTCTGCAAAACCCCAAGTTAGACCtatacaggaaaaatacataTGTACAATTACGAAACAAAAGACGACAATCGGCTGCGGTAGGGCCACGGACCCGCACCTTCTCTGTCTTTGCTCAGGGGCGGTGGAGCCGCAGCAGCAGAATAAGCCTCCACCACCCCGTGTAAACAGTAGTAACAAGCCTGGTTAAGGTAAGTTTCACAACAGAGGGGATAAAATGGTGTCTGGGGAGATAAGGAAGCGTGTTTCAGGGATATGCGGCCTCTGCTGTGGAGGAGAGCGCTCTGGGAGAGGCCGGCCGGGGAAGAGCGAGGCCCCGCTCTTCACAGAAAGGAGTCCGGGGAACGGGCGAGGCTTTCTCCTCTACGACCCAGGTCCGAAGGGTCCAGCTTTCTCTGCCACCTCCAGAGCAAGTTTCAAGTTCTGATCAAACAACTCGCACCTGAAacagtcagaaaagcagaaggggaTGGCTTTATCTATGGAACAGGTTAACCAAGACAGGATCGCCACGTCCTTTGGCTCTGCATCCTTTAAGGAGAGATTCCATCAGTCACGCGACAGCAACCTGACTGCTTGTGTGAGCTCTGGGGTTACACTGGGACAGTGGAGATTGTACCCAGGAGGAAGAGCGCCTCCCTGTTCCCCAGCAGCGCCGCGCCGGAGGAAGCGTGGGCCAgcaccctgtccctgcagcagcgtGCTGGGTCTCCCCCTTCCTCACCCTCTGGCTCTACTCTGCTGCTTGACATAAGGGCTGTGGGCTGCTGTTGCTGTGCAGGGAGAAGGCAACGAGGGGCTGCGTTATTAAAAGCAGGCTTTTCCTTACCTGATGGGCATCTCCAGGGAGTAGAAAGGATTCTTCAGAGCAAAGTCAGAGTAGATCTCGTAGATCTTGCGGAGAAGGGCGTCTATTCCTGCCTGCCGCGGGTCAGCAAGAACCACGAATTTGATCCCTGGAGCGACAAGGGCAGAAGCGCGGGGAAGGCCGAGCTCTGCGCCAGCCCCGGCAAAGCAGAGCAGCGCCGGCTGCCCGGGACCAGACGGTACCTGTCAGCGTCTGGAAGCAGTGCAGCTTGAAGGTGTCTGTCTCCAGCATCTCGATCCCGGAGCTCCCGACCTCGGGCGACAGCTGCGACCCGATGGCGAAGAGCCTGGCGGGGGGAGAGACGGCCCTtagcgccccccgccgcccccgccgccccgcccccgcccgcccgaCTCACGAGTGGAACATGGAGGCCAGCATCAGCTTCTCGTTGGAGGAGAGGCGGTGGCGGCCGAAGCGGATGGACACCGGGTAGTTGGCGGGGTTGCCCAGGAACTCCAGCACGTCCTTCCCGTCCGCCGTCAAGCGCCCGTTCACCTCGGCGCCGTTAATGGCCAGCACGGCGTGGCCCACTGCGGGGACAGGGCCGTGTCAGTCGGTCGGTGAGGCCTGGCCCGGCCCGGTGAGGCCTGGCCCGGCCGTGTGAGCCTTTCCCCGCCCGTCGCACCGCGGATGCCGTCGCGCTGTCCGAAGGCCACCACGACGCGCTCATCGTGCGGCCGCAGGACGAGGTCGAGCGGGAAGCTGAACGTCTTCTCGGTG is from Phalacrocorax carbo chromosome 21, bPhaCar2.1, whole genome shotgun sequence and encodes:
- the TRAPPC4 gene encoding trafficking protein particle complex subunit 4; this encodes MAIFSVYVVNKAGGLIYQLDHYAPRADTEKTFSFPLDLVLRPHDERVVVAFGQRDGIRVGHAVLAINGAEVNGRLTADGKDVLEFLGNPANYPVSIRFGRHRLSSNEKLMLASMFHSLFAIGSQLSPEVGSSGIEMLETDTFKLHCFQTLTGIKFVVLADPRQAGIDALLRKIYEIYSDFALKNPFYSLEMPIRCELFDQNLKLALEVAEKAGPFGPGS